From the Terriglobia bacterium genome, one window contains:
- the proS gene encoding proline--tRNA ligase gives MAKLITPRAEDYSRWYTDVVTQARMADYSPVKGCMVIRPHGYALWENMQRVLDRMFKETGHQNAYFPLFIPKSFLAKEAAHVQGFAKECAIVTHSRLKTLVVDGKTTVVPDPESALEEELIVRPTSETIIYAMYAKWVQSYRDLPVLINQWANIVRWEMRTRLFLRTTEFLWQEGHTAHATHAEAEEETLRMLDVYATFAEEYMAVPVLKGLKTDKEKFAGALKTYCIEALMQDNKALQAGTSHDLGQNFAKVFDLKFQTEAGDWEHAWNTSWGVSTRLVGAIVMAHGDDNGLVLPPRLAPVQVVVVPIFKGSDPVDRILAAAREVRDRLAKVGLSVKLDDRSNLSPGFKFNEWEMLGVPVRIELGPKDLEKGSVVAVKRPNRTKTFVPMADLEVRIPATLEEIQQEMFEAARARRDAATFPVDGWEEFKEKIESPGGFLLAHWCGSSDCEAAIQEDTKATVRCLAFGQPTEEGRCVRCGEPSRKRVHFAKAY, from the coding sequence ATGGCCAAGCTCATCACCCCGCGCGCCGAGGACTACTCTCGCTGGTACACCGACGTGGTCACCCAGGCCAGGATGGCCGACTACTCCCCGGTCAAGGGGTGCATGGTGATCCGGCCGCACGGGTACGCCCTCTGGGAGAACATGCAGCGCGTGCTGGACCGGATGTTCAAGGAGACGGGCCACCAGAACGCCTACTTCCCGCTGTTCATACCGAAGTCGTTCCTGGCCAAGGAGGCCGCGCACGTCCAGGGGTTCGCGAAGGAGTGCGCCATCGTCACCCACTCCCGGCTCAAGACCCTGGTGGTGGACGGCAAGACGACGGTCGTCCCCGACCCCGAGAGCGCGCTCGAGGAGGAGCTGATCGTCCGGCCGACGTCCGAGACGATCATCTACGCGATGTACGCCAAGTGGGTCCAGTCGTACCGGGACCTGCCCGTCTTGATCAACCAGTGGGCGAACATCGTCCGCTGGGAAATGCGGACCCGCCTCTTCCTGAGGACCACCGAGTTCCTCTGGCAGGAGGGGCACACCGCGCACGCGACCCACGCGGAGGCCGAGGAGGAGACGCTCCGGATGCTGGACGTGTACGCGACCTTCGCCGAGGAGTACATGGCGGTTCCGGTGTTGAAGGGGCTGAAGACCGACAAGGAGAAGTTCGCGGGGGCGCTGAAGACGTACTGCATCGAGGCGCTGATGCAGGACAACAAGGCGCTCCAGGCCGGCACCTCCCATGACCTCGGGCAGAATTTCGCCAAGGTCTTCGACCTCAAGTTCCAGACCGAGGCCGGAGACTGGGAGCACGCCTGGAACACCTCGTGGGGCGTCTCGACGCGCCTCGTGGGCGCGATCGTCATGGCCCACGGGGACGACAACGGCCTCGTGCTGCCGCCGCGCCTCGCGCCGGTGCAGGTGGTGGTGGTCCCGATCTTCAAGGGATCCGATCCGGTGGACCGGATCCTGGCGGCGGCTCGAGAGGTCCGAGACCGCCTCGCGAAGGTCGGGCTCTCCGTGAAGCTCGACGATCGGAGCAACTTGTCCCCCGGCTTCAAGTTCAACGAGTGGGAGATGCTGGGAGTGCCGGTCCGGATCGAGCTCGGGCCGAAAGATCTCGAGAAGGGTTCGGTGGTCGCCGTCAAGCGACCGAACCGCACCAAGACGTTCGTGCCGATGGCCGACCTCGAGGTCCGGATTCCCGCGACGCTCGAGGAGATCCAGCAGGAGATGTTCGAGGCGGCCCGCGCCCGGCGGGACGCGGCGACGTTCCCCGTGGACGGCTGGGAGGAGTTCAAAGAGAAGATCGAGTCGCCGGGGGGCTTCCTGCTCGCACATTGGTGCGGAAGCTCCGACTGCGAGGCAGCGATCCAGGAGGACACTAAGGCGACCGTCCGCTGCCTGGCGTTCGGCCAGCCGACGGAGGAGGGACGGTGCGTCCGCTGCGGCGAGCCCTCTCGGAAGCGCGTGCACTTCGCGAAGGCGTACTGA
- a CDS encoding protein-L-isoaspartate(D-aspartate) O-methyltransferase, with amino-acid sequence MVESQIASRGVSDPVVLDAMRSVPRHRFVPSSEARFAYTDGPLPIGHDQTISQPYIVALMTELLRPTREMKVLEVGTGSGYQAAVLAECVGEVYTIEIVEPLGRRAASLLEELGYRNVHVRVGDGYDGWPDAAPFDAVLLTAAPERIPQPLLDQLKTGGRLVLPLGAGAQDLVVVTKTDHGSVREVVAAVRFVPMTGKVRDAR; translated from the coding sequence ATGGTCGAGTCCCAGATCGCCTCGCGGGGCGTGTCGGACCCGGTGGTCCTGGACGCGATGCGGAGCGTGCCGCGCCACCGGTTCGTCCCCTCGTCCGAGGCCCGGTTCGCCTACACCGACGGGCCGCTCCCGATCGGCCACGACCAGACGATCTCGCAACCGTACATCGTCGCCCTGATGACCGAACTGCTCCGCCCGACCCGGGAGATGAAGGTGCTCGAGGTCGGCACGGGCTCCGGCTACCAGGCGGCGGTGCTCGCCGAGTGCGTCGGCGAGGTGTACACGATCGAGATCGTCGAGCCGCTCGGCCGGCGGGCCGCGAGCCTCCTCGAGGAGCTCGGGTACCGGAACGTGCACGTCCGCGTGGGCGACGGCTACGACGGGTGGCCCGACGCCGCCCCATTCGACGCGGTCCTCCTAACCGCCGCACCCGAGAGGATTCCGCAGCCGCTCCTCGACCAGCTCAAGACCGGCGGCCGCCTCGTGCTCCCCCTCGGGGCCGGCGCCCAAGACCTCGTGGTGGTGACCAAGACGGACCACGGGAGCGTGCGCGAGGTCGTGGCCGCCGTCCGCTTCGTGCCGATGACGGGGAAGGTGCGGGACGCCCGATAG